GCACCGCCTGCCCCAGGGCAATGCCGCCATCGTTGGGCGGCACCCGTTGATGCCACAGGGGCCGGAAGCCGGCGGACCGCAACGCCATGACGGCCCCTTCGGTCAGCCGCTGGTTCTGGAAACAACCGCCGGTGAGGGCGACATGCTCCACCCCCGCGCGCCGCGCCACACTGACGATTACTTCCACCAGCGCCCGGTGAAATGTGCCTGCGATTTGCGCAGTTGGCAATCCCTGGCGCACATCGTGCAGGATGGCCTGCACCAGCGGCCCCCAGTCCACGCGCAGCAGGCCGTCCATTTCTTGCAGGTCAAAAGGGTAGGCTGCTTCGCCCGTCCAACTGCCGGCCGCCCATTCCAGCTCCATGGCCGCCTGTCCCTCGAAGTGGGAAACCTGTCGCAACCCGGCCAGCGCCGCCACGGCGTCAAACAACCGGCCGGCGCTGGTGGTGGTGGGACAATTCAGGCCGCGCGCCAGCATCGCGCGCAGCAATTTCCATTCGTCCCCGCGAAAAGCCGCGCGCAGCGGCAGGTCAGGGCGGTCAAAGACGGCATCGCCTTCCAGCGCGAAAAGCACGCCGAGGGCCGCGCGCCGCGGCTCGCGCACGGCCGCCTCGCCACCCGGCAGGGGAAAGGCGCGCAAATGCCCCACCCGCCGCCAGCGGCCCTGGTGCCAGTAAATGAACTCCCCGCCCCAAATGGTGTTATCAGGGCCATAGCCGGTGCCGTCCCACGAGACGCCCAGCACCGGCGCGTCCACTTCATTTTCTGCTACGCAGGCGGCCACGTGCGCCACATGATGCTGCACGGCAAGCCAGGGGAGGCCGGATTGCCGGGCCGTGTGGGTGGACACGTAATCGGGGTGCAGGTCACACACAGCCAGCCGCGGAGTTTGCCGGAGGAGCGCGGGGAGGTCCGCCAAGGCGCGTTGATAGGCGGCGCGGGCTTCGTCCGTTTCCAAATCGCCGAGATGCTGGCTGAGGAAAACATGCCGCCCCGCCGCCACGGCCACCGTGGTTTTCAAGTGCGCCCCATAAGCCACCAACGGGGGCAGTTCCACTGGCAACGTCACGGGTAGCGGCGCATAACCGCGCGCCCGGCGCAAGACCAGCTCGCGCCCGAGCATGACGCGCACAATGGAATCGTCCACGTGGCGGGCGATGGGCCGGTTGTGGACCAGCCATCCATCGGCGATGCCCGCCAGCCGGCGCAGGGCCTCGTGTTCATCGGTGCAAATCGGTTCATCGGCCAAATTGCCGCTGGTGGCCACCAACGGAAAACCCAGGTCCGTCAGGAGCAAATGATGCAGCGGGGTGTAGGGCAACATGACGCCCAGGCAGGGATTGCCAGGGGCCACGTTGTCCGCCACCTCGCCGCGCGCGCGGCGGCGCAGCAGGACGATGGGCGCTTCTGGGGATTGCAGCAGCCGCGCCTCCAGCGCGTTCACGTCGCACACCTGTTCCACCTGGGCCAGGTTGGGAAACATGAGGGCAAAGGGTTTCTCCTCGCGATGCTTGCGCTGCCGCAGCCGCGCCACGGCTTCCGGATTGCGCGCATCCACCAGCAAATGGAATCCGCCCAGGCCCTTGAGGGCGAGAATCTGGCCGGCGCGCAAGGCGGCTTCGGCCTGTTGCAGCGCCTCCTCCCTTTCTGCCCGCGCGGCACCGGAAGTGTCCCAGAAAGCCAGTTGCGGGCCGCAGCCGGGACAGGCGTTGGGCTGGGCATGGAAGCGACGGTCGGCGGGGTTGTCGTACTCCGCCTGGCAGGCCGGGCACATCGTGAAATGCCGCATCGTAGTGCGCGGGCGGTCATAGGGCATGGACTCGATGATGCTGAACCGCGGCCCGCAATGCGTGCAATTGATGAAGGGATAGCGATGGCGGCGGTTGGCCGGGTCCATCAACTCGTGCCGGCATTCGGCGCAGATGGCCAAATCGGGAAGGATGAGGGCTTCCTGCTCACCGCCGGCCTCCGAAGCGCGTATGGCGAATCCGCTGCAACCCGTCGGCGCCAGATACACCCACTCGCAACCATGAATGCGCGCGGCGGGGGGACATTCAGGTTGAAGCCGCAACATAAATTGCTGCACGGCTGGCTCCGGTCCCTCCACTTCGGCGATGACGCCCTGCAATGAATTGCTCACCCACCCCCGGAGCCCCAGTTCCGTGGCCAGCCGGTACACGAACGGACGAAACCCCACGCCCTGCACCGCGCCCCGCAACGTCACGCGGGCGCGCACCATCTCCGAGGATGCACCAGACGGCTGCACGCAGGGACATTAGCCGCCCGCCGCGCCCGCCGCAATGATGGGAACGCGGCCAGCTTGTCTCAAGTGCATGGCAGGAAGCAGAGGAATTGCCCCACGACGGCGTGAGGAAGAAAACCGGACCCCGGGACCTGGCCTGGACGGTTGGGCGCGGGGAGTGCAGAGACGAGGGCGAGCCACTTTGCACTTTTCATTTGGGCGCGACGTGTCATCTTCAAGCTGTGACACGTGTGACCGTTGACCTGTTTGAGCGCGAAATTCAGGAAGCTTTGCAGGCTTATGATCGCTACATCATCTGCCTCGAAAAGCCCCCGGACGATTTTGAGGGCGCGCTGCGGCGGCTGGTGGAAAAGGCCATTCGCGCTTACGAAACACGGGCGGCGGGATTGCGCCACGGGATTGCGCTGGATCGCCAGATCACGGTGATGGTGAGCCAGACGGATACAGACCGGCCGATGTGTGGCATCTACTTCAATCTGTACTCCCCTTATTCGCGGCAACTGGGTGGCGGCAAAGGCACGGGCACTTGAAGCGGATTTCTTCACGGGGCTGCCGGCGGCGGCATTCGCTCGCGGCGGCCAACCGAGGCTGGGGCATACAAATCCTGATGCTTATGAAATCTTCCCTCTCCCTTGACAGCTTGACGGGCTGGCTGGCGGCGGCGGTGTTGGCCGGTCTGGGGCACGTGGCGCCGGCCCAGACCCAATACGAACCCCGATGGGAATCGCTGGACAAGCGGCCCACGCCGGAATGGTTTCTGGATGCAAAGTTCGGCATTTTCATTCACTGGGGCGTGTATTCGGTGCCGGCGTGGGGCGCGCCGAAGCAATATGCCGAGTGGTATTGGAATCGCATTTACGACAAGAAACCCAACAATCCGTGGTGGCAGTTTCACGTGAAGAACTACGGGGCGGATTTCGAGTATCACCAGTTCGCCCCGATGTTCCGCTGCGAGCTGTTCAATCCAGAGCAGTGGGCCGATATCTTCGCGCGCTCCGGCGCGAAGTACGTGGTGCCCACCTCCAAGCATCACGAGGGTTACTGCCTTTGGCCCAGCGAACATGCCAACAAGACCTGGGGCCGCCCGTGGAACAGCGTGGAAGTGGGACCCAAACGTGACTTGCTGGGCGAGCTGGGCGAGGCGGTGCGCAAGCGGGGGCTGAAGTACGGTTTTTATTATTCGCTGTACGAATGGTACAACCCCTTGTGGCTGACCAACCGCCAGCGCTACGTGGACGAGCACATGACCCCGCAGTTCAAGGATGTGGTGACGCGCTACCGGCCGGCCATCATTTTTGCTGATGGGGAATGGGACATGCCCTCGAAGGATTGGCGAAGCGAGGAGTTGCTGGCCTGGCTGTTCAACGAATCGCCCTGCCGCGAGGAGGTGGTCATCAATGACCGGTGGGGGAAGGATTGCCGGCACAAGCACGGGGGCTACTACACCACCGAGTATGCCGCGGGCCTCAAGGATGCCAGTCACCCTTGGGAGGAAAGCCGGGGCATGGCGTACAGTTACGGGTACAACCGCGCGGAAGCGATTGATGATTACAAGACGGCCAGGGAGTTCATTTACATTCTTTGCGATTTGGTGAGCCGCGGCGGCAATTTGCTGCTCGACATCGGCCCCACCGCCGACGGGCGCATTCCGGTCATCATGCAGCAACGGCTGCTGGAAATTGGCGACTGGCTCCGGGTCAATGGCGAGGCCATTTACGGCACACGGTACGCCGGGCGCTCCTGCCAGTGGAGCGAAGGCAAACGGCCGGGCCAGCAGTACGGCGAATACATGGTAAAGTTTAATTTGATGGAGCAGGTGGGGCAGCAACCGAAGGGCGAGCTGGCAGTGAAACAGATGTGGTTCACCAAAAAGGGCCGCACGGTTTATGCCATCACGCCCGGCTGGCCGGGGCGGCAACTGGTGGTGCGGGACATCAAGGTTTCACCCGGCACCCAGGTCACAATGCTGGGCCGCGCCGGGGCGCTGAGTCATCGCCTGGACAACGGGCGGCTGGTGGTGGAGACGCCGGCGTTGGGGCCGGAGGAGGCGCCCTGCCAGCACGCCTTTGCCTTCAAGATTACCGAGGCGGAGTTGATTCCGGGGGAATAAGGTCCGCCGGCGGCAGATTCAGCAGGCGGTGCACTTCCTCCAAAATGCGGTGCAGGGAGACCGTTTTTTCCAGGTAACCCTCCACGCGATGGCGGATGGTTTTTTCGACAACGTCCGGGTCAAATATCACACCGGTGAGCAGGAGCACCGGCACGCCGGGCGCAAGGGTTTTGAGCTCGCGCACCAGCTCCAGGCCGTCAGTGTCTTCCATCTGCAAATCGGTGATGACTAAGTCCGGCCGCTGCTGCAGCACGGCCCGGCGGGCTTCGTCGGCGTTGCCGGCCTCGGTCACGCGATAGGTATGGCGAGTGAGCGCCCGGCCCAGAACTTCGCGCACCGAGGCTTCGTCATCAATGATGAGGATGTGTTTCATGCGCGGGAGGCGGAAACGGCGCGTGATTCAGTTTTCGGCGGCGGCTGGCGCAGCAATAAAATGCCGGCGACCACTTTTTCCTGGTCGCGCAGGGGAAACAGGCTGAAATGCATGGGGATGATGGCGCCTTGCTTGTTCACCAGATAACCAGTGCGCTCCAGCAGCTCGCGGCCTTCTTTCAGCGCGGGGGGCAGTGGGTCTATCCTGGTTTGCATGTCCTCGAAGGCGGCCCGGAATATTTTGTGCAACGGGCTGCTGATGAGTTCGGCCTCGGTGTAGCCGGTGGCTTTGAGGACGGCGGGGTTGACGCGGGTGATGTTGCCGGCTTTGCTGATGACCAGCAACGGCTCGCCAATCGCGTTGATGAGCGTGTTGGCGTAACGCACCTGATGCTCCAAAGTTTGACCGGCCCAGACGTGCTCCAGGGTTTCATCTTTCAAGGATTCACCCGCGGCCACGAGGCGCGCAGATTGTGTCTCGAGGGTTTCTCGCAGGCGTTCACATTCGGCTTGCAGGGATTGCCACTCCTCCGCGGCCACGAGCCGCTGGCCGCGCAGCCACCAGAAGCCAGCGGCACTGGCGGCAAGCATCAGCGCCGCCAAAGCGCGCTCCACCGGCCCGACGCCAAGGATTAACACGGCCAAGGCCGCAGCCGCCCCGGCAGCGAGGCTCACGCGCAATTTGGAAAGCTGGCCGGTGTTCATCTGGGACATATTATGCGGCAAAGCGGCCAGGTTGGCCAGCCTAATTGGGGGCATTGTGGATGGAGGGATGCCTGCCACGGCATCCTTCCCACTTGCTCTGGGAGAGCCAGAAAAGCGAAGAAGGGCGGTGAGCGTCGACCCACGAATCCCAAGGTGACGGCCGCTCTGCTGCATGCTACCTTATATCGCATGCTGCGGTTGATCCTGCTGTGGTGGCTGGCCGGGGCCTGGATACTCCCGGTTCAGGCGGTGCACTTTCTGCCCTTGTCCATTGAGGAGCTGGCGGCGCAGGCCCAGTTGGTGGTGCAAGGCACGGTGTTGAGCCGCGCCTGCCAGCAGGATGAAGCCGGCCGAATTTACACCCGCGTGGAGCTGCAGGTGAAAGAGGTGTGGAAAGGCCAGCTTGCCGAAACCCGCCTCACCCTCGTGCACGGTGGCGGAGTGGTGGGTGAAAAGCGCACGGTGGTCACCGGCCAAGCTGAGTTGGCGGTGGGCGAGGAGGTGGTGGTTTTCCTGGTGTTCAACGCCCGCGGTGAAGCGGTGCTCGTCGGATTGCGCCAGGGAGCCTTTCACGTTCAAACGCCGGCCGCCGGGGGCGAAGCCCAGGCCGGCAACGGCTTCGCTCATGCGCCGCGTCTGCCCTCTGGAGCGGCGGGTTTGATGCCGCAGACTGCGCCGCCGCGGACATGGGTCCCCTTGAGTGAACTGCGCCGGCGCGTCAAGGAATTGGAGGCGCGGCCATGAAGCGCCTTCTGCCCCTGCTCTGGATGTGCCTGGGCGCCGCTGGCGTGAGCGGGTTCGTGTTAGATTACGACGAGGAAAACCGTCCGTTGCGGTGGGATTTGCTGGAACTGCCGGACTTGGTGAAGACCAACTCTGTGAATCCCCAGACGCGGGCAATTCGTTATTTCGTGGCGGAGGATGCCTGGTCAGTGACCAACCGCGCGGCGGAAATCCAGGCCGTGCGCGCCAGTTTCGAGCAATGGGAGGCGGTTGCCGGGACGCACTTGAAGTTTGAATTCGCCGGCCTGGCGCCGGCGGGCATGGACGTCAACACCGAAGACGGCACCAACGTCGTGTATTGGGCCAAACAAAGCCTGCTGGTCAACGGCGGACGCGACAGCATCAGCGGCACGCTGGGGGTTTGTTTTTACACCTATTTTCCCGGCAACCTGCTGGCGGAGGCGGACATCGTGCTCAACGGCGTGCAGCGCCGGTGGTACACGGATTTTTCGGCCACCAACGGCCAGGCCTATTTTGTGGAAGGCGTAACGCTGCATGAGATTGGCCACTGGCTGGGTCTGAGTCATTCGCCCGTGGGCGGCGCCACCATGCTGGCGTACGGGGACATCGGCCAGAGCAGCCAGAGCGGATTGTCCGCTGATGAAATCGCCGCGGTGCGCACGCTCTATCCCGCCAGCGGCACCATGTCCAATCTGGCCCATTTGCGCGGCACAGTGACCAAGGGCGGCCAGCCGGTGGTGGGCGCAGCGGTGTTTTTGGAGGATGCCAACGGCACGCTGGTGGGGGGCACAGCCACACGGGCCAATGGCCAATACCTGCTCACCGCCGTTCCACCAGGGGCCTACGCGCTGCGCGTGGCGCCGCTGGACCCGCCGGTGAATCACTGGCTGGTGGCAGGGTTTGAGTTGGGGCCCGAATATGCCGGGGCGGATGTGAATTTCCTGACCACGTCCAACCATCCTGTGACCCTCACCGCGGGCGTGACCAACGTGTTCAATGTCACCGTGACCGCCGCCGTGCCGCCATTCCGCATCACGCAAATCCGCGAGCCAACCGCCAACCCCCTTTCCTTTGTCATCAGCTCGGTGCCCATCAAATTGCGTCCCGGCCAGAGCAATCTCACCGTGGGCGTGTTTTCCGCTGATTTGCCCACCAACGGACTGGATTTGAAAATCACCGGCCCCGGCATCACGCATGGGGCGCTGACCGCGCACCCGCCGGGATCGCCCTTCAACGGCTTGTCCGGCCTCTCGGTGGTGGTAAGCGTGAGTTCCAACGCCACTCCCGGCATGCGCAGCCTGGTGGTCACGCGCCCCAATGATGGCGCTCGGGCGTATGCGCCGGGTTTTGTGGAGATTCAACCGCTGGTGCCGGACTTCAATTTCGACGGATTGGATGACCGGTTTCAGCGCCAGTATTTCGCCCGCTTCACTCTGCCGGAGGCTGCGCCCGCTGCAGACCCGGACCGGGATGGCATGCCCAACACTGCGGAGGCGGTGGCGGGCACCGTACCCACGAATGCCTTGTCCGTTCTCAAGGTGGAGCGGGTGGTGCAGGATGCTTCGGGCACCACGATTTTCTGGCGCAGCGTGCCTGGCAAGCGGTACCAGGTGTGGGCGCGCGACCAGGTGGAAAACGCTCCTTGGCAGGCGATGGGCGAGCCGGTGCAGGCGGCGGGCAGTACGGCCAGTGCCCTGGATGTCGGCGCCACCCAACGCGCCCTCCGATTTTACCGGGTGCAGGTGTTGCCCTGAGGCCATGAATCCGCCTCATAGCCACCCGCACAACAAACAGAAACAGCGCGGCTCCTTATAACAAGAATCACGGCTTCCTTCCCCGGCCTCCACCCCCAGTAGTGCAGGCGTCCCGTCCCGCGGGGCGAGATAAAGCTTTCGTCCCACAGGCTTATTCCAACCTTACGATGCGTGCTCACCTTCGTTACGGCACAGGAAAGATTGACGCGAGGCCTAGTGCTTCCCAGCGCGTCCGCTAGACCCTGGCAATTCTGCAATCACGGAGCCGGGAGGCTCCGTGAACCCGCAGGCGAGGACGCCTGCGCTACATGGGGCCGACGCCCGCGCTACACACCATCACCTTGGCTTTCTGCTACGATGGGGTGGAGGGAAAAGGGGGCAGAAAGGGTGAAGGGGAAACACCAACCACGAATGAACACGAATGGACACAAATTTTGAACAGAAGGAAACGAAGGGAACGAAGAGGAAGAAGAGGCCCCTCACCCTGACCCTCTCCCGCGGGGAGAGGGAAGATGTTAATGGGCGTTGGGTTAATCTGCGTCCGAGTTTACCAGACGGAAGCAAGGAGGAAGATGTAGGAGCGACAAATCCTTAAAGGAATCGTACTTGCCTATGGCCTCCGGCCTGCGGGACGCAGGCTCAATCCCGCTCTGCGGGACGTGTGCTGCCCGAGACCGCCAACGTGCGCCAATCCCGTTCAAAAACCTCATGAAACGGAACCCGCCCACCTCCCCCGGCACATGCCCCCAAACCATCCCCGCCAGTCATAGTATCCGCCAACTCCAGAGCCACGGACACATTATCCTGGGGCATCCCCGCATGGCTGGCTGTATTAATGGGGCACTGGGTTGCATGAGATGGCGTTTTGGCGTTTGGCTTCTCCGCTGTCCATTCCTTGTGTTTGTGGTCAGGCGGTTACGCGGTGGTATGCCGGTATGGTGGGAGGTGCATGTAATCCCAAGGTGGGGTGGAGCCAGCGGTCGGATTTGAACCGACGACCGGCGGTTTACAAAACCGCTGCTCTGCCGCTGAGCTACGCTGGCATGGCTGCCCTTGCGGGCAGGAGGTAATATCGCTTTTTCAAGGATAGGGGCAAGTGATTTTCGCCAGCGGGGCCTCGCCGGCGATTCAGATGTGCTGGTCCACGATTTGGCGGACGCGGTCAAGGGTGGCTTCCAGGCGTCCGTGGGTGCCGAGGCGGTAGATGGGGGCCTCGACACGGATGGGGGGCAAGGCCAGGTAGGCGGCTTTGAGGCGGGGGGGAAGGTCGGCCAGCACGGTGTATTGGCGGGGGATGGTGTTGTCAATTTCCCACCATTTGCCGCCGGGCTGGGATTTGTCCAAAATCAAAACGAGGGAAAGGCGGGCTTCTTTGCGTCCGCCGGCCATGGGGTTGAGCATTTTTTTGCCGGTGAGGGGGCTGAAGTAGGTGACAAAGCCCATGCGGCCGGTGACGCGCATGGTGTCGCGTTCCACGAGCATGAGGTCGTCGTCCATGATGAAGTTGCCCAGGGCCTGGCTGAGGGTGCTTTTGCCGGCGTGGGAGGGGCCAACGAGGAGGATGCCTTCGTTTTTGCGGGAGGAGACCAGGAGGCCGGTGCCGTGGACGATGTGGGAGGTGCGGGAGTGGTAGGTGGCCAGCAGGCAAACGAGCTGGCGGATGATGTGGCTGCCAATTTGCTGGCGATAGTAAAGGATGTGGCGGAAGTCTTCGTCCACCACGGCGCGGCGGGCGCGGCCCTGACGGAGGGTGATGGTGAGGTCGGCTTCCTTGCCGGGGTCAAAGTAATCGTAGGGGCTGAGGACGTTGCGGTTGTGGGCGTCGTAAAGGCGCGGGTCGAGCATGAGGGTGACGTGCCTGCCGCAGGCGTGCACGTGAAAAACTTCCATGACGTCACCGGGGTTGGTCATAGGGGCTGAGGGCATGTTCCGTGGTTGGTTGGAGTGCCGGGCGGCGGCACAAGGTTCCAAGCGGCCAAGCACTCGTGATGCGCCCCCTCTGGGCCGAGGGTGCTGCGCATCAATTGCACGCGGTGGGCAAGCCAGCCCAGGGGTGGCGCCGGCTTCCATGCTGCGGCTGATTGCACGAGGGTCGACCGCTCCCGGGGTGATAAAAATTTGATGCGGCCCAGGGTGATGTGGGCGGAGAATTTTTCCGGCGCAGTGTCCGGTTCGGCAAATTCCGCGGCTGCGCTGGCCACGGCCTGCTGCAAGGCGTGCAGCGTGTTGAGCTGGCCCTCCAGTCCCAGCCAAATCACGCGCGGGCGCTGGTCGTGGGGGAAAAAGCCCAGGCCTTGCAATTGCAAAGGCATGGCGGGGCAGCCCGCGCAGGCGTTTTCGAGGCGGGTTTGCAGAAGGGGCACGCGCGCGGCCGCCACCTCGCCCAGGAAACGCAAGGTCAGATGGAATTGATGGGGCGGGGTCCAACGGATTTGGGCCTGGGACACAAGGCGCTGGAGGCCGGCCTGAATTTCGGCCACTGCGGCCGTCACGCGTTGCGGCAGGGGAATGGCCACAAACAAACGCCAGGTTGCGTCCGCTTCCGGCATGGCGGTTCAGGGCAGGCGCTCTTTGCGGGCGGCGGAAAACAGCCGGTACCACTCTTCGCGAGAGAGGTTTATCTGGGTGGCGCGGACGGCTTCGCGGATGCGCTCCGGGCGGATGGAGCCGATGATGGGCACAATGCCCGCCGGATGGCGCAGGAGCCAGGCCAGGGCAATGACGACGCGGCTCACGCCATGGGCGCGGGCCAATTCATCCACCACGGTGAGGATGGGCGCCGGTTGATAGGCTTGTTGGGCGGGGAGGAGACGGTGGGCACCGTCGCCCAGCAGCCCGCCCGCCAGGGGACTCCAGGCCAGGGGGGTGATGTGCTCGGCCTGGCATTGGTCGAGCGTGCCGTCCTCGAAGGGGGCCAGGCGGGCCAGACTGATTTCCACCTGATTGACCACCAGGGGGAAGGGACAGACTTTTTGGAGGGCGGTCAGTTGGGCGGGGCTGAAGTTGCTCACGCCGAAGGCGCGCACTTTGCCCTGCTGTTTGAGTTCAGCAAAAGCGGCCGCCACTTCTTCAAAGTCGGCGAGGTAATCGGGGCGATGCAACTGGTACAGGTCAATGGTCTCGACCCCCAGGCGGCGGAGGGATTGTTCGCAGGACCAGACGATGTGCTGGCGCGAGAAATCATAGCGATAGGGGGCGGCAGCGTCAGGATCACCGGCTTTGCGAATGCCGCACTTGGAGGCGATGAGGATGCGCTCGCGCATGCCGCTGACTTCTTTAAGCACCTGGCCGAAGATGCTCTCGGCCTCCCCGTCGCAATAAATGTCGGCGTGATCAAAGAGGGTGTAGCCGGCCTCATAGGCGGCGAGCACCGCCTGGCGGCCGGCGGCACGAGCGTCGGCGGTGACCTCGGCCGAATTCCAGGTGCCTGCCAGGCGCCAGCAGCCATAGGCCAGCCGGCTGCCCAGCAACGGTGAAGTTCCCAGTTGGATGACTTGCATGGCTCGATGTTTAACGCAGAGCCACCTCCGGCGCAATTTGGAAATCAAGGCGCGGCCGGCGCCCGCGACGCCAGGAGGCCAGGGCTTGACAGCAGCGGCAGTGTCCGCAAGGTTGACCGCATGAAAAAAGCGCACGTTTTATGGGGATGGCTGCTTTCATCCGCCTGCCTTTGGGCCGCGACCAATGAACTGCATTTTGACGGGCCGATGTCCCGCGCCGTGTTGGAGCGTTATTTGTCGCGGGCCATTACGATGATGGACTACTGCACCGGCCAGGGAGACCCCGAGGACAATCTGCGCATGCTGAAAAATATCGGCGCCCGCTTTGCCGGACGCACGCTTTACATGTGGGGCCGGGAAAACCAGTTCTCCAACCGCGTGCAACGGGCGCGCGAAATCGCCGCGCGCACTCACCAGGTGATGCCGGAGATTATCCTGCAGGGGTGTGTGTTTGAGATTGTGACGCCCCAAGTGGCGACGGTGCCCATTCCGCCGGAAGTGTTCCAGGCTTTTGGGTTGCCGGTGGAAACGCGGAATTTCCGCTACGAGGCGATGTTGTTTGACCAGGGCGTGTTTCTCAATCACTGGGGGAAAAACACCACCGTGCCGGACATGACGAAGCTGGAAACGCGGCTGTGGTTTTACCACGTGGCCACCACGTACATCAGCGCCGGCATGGAGGCGATTCATTTCGGCCAGGTGGCGCTCATCGGGCGCCATGACAAAAATTGGGATGGCTGGTGGGACATGTTGAGCCGCGTGCGCCAATACGCTGCCCGCCATGCGCGGCGGCATTGGGTGCTGTGCGATGCCCATACTCCTGACGGCGGCCCGCGGCGCGGCGAGCAATTGCTGTTTGATTTTCACTCCTTCCCTCTACGCATCAAGGAAGTGGTGGAGCAGCCGCAGAAAGGCATCCTTGAAAAGGGTTACCTGGACAGCATTTACGGGCGCAGCCGCGGGGGCCTGACGCCCGCTGGCTGGCGTTGCGAAAGCCTGCCGTATCTGGTGGAGCTGGACAACTGGGGCGGCAGCAGCAAACCCGGCACGCCAGGCATGCGTGGCTGGACGTGGGGTTATGATGAAATCTCGTGGTTTGCCCATCAGCCGGAGGATTATCAGAAAGAATGGCTGCGATATGCCTGGAAGTGGGTGCGCGAGACGGATTCCAACGGCTGGCTGCAAATGCCGGGCAGCCGGGTGTTGCATACCCCGCTGGACACCCCGCAAGGCAAACGCTATTGGTACTACGCCAACATGCAGCGGCATTTTCCTCAGGGCTTCAACCATGAAGATACCATCAAGGAAATCTGGAGCCAGTAACAGCCCATGACCCCGGGCCAGCTTCACACACGTCCCGCGCCCCCCGATGCCCCCCGCCGGGGACGGGCAGGCTTGCGGGCGCTGCTTTTGATATTGTTGCTTGGGTTGGGGTTGGGGTGTGCTCCATGGCAATTTGAGCGGCCGATGGTGGTGGGGCGGGATACGTTTGCCTTTGCCAATGAATTGAAATGGACCTACCACTATAATCCCGAAACGGGCAAGATGGAGCACCAACGGCGGGAGCCTGCCCCTCAATTTACCCATCGCTGCGTGCCCATGGCCAAAGCGGCGCGCCAATTCCTGTTCCATGCCGGGTTTGACCCAAGGCAGCCGCCGACCACCGAGAAAGAATACCAACGTCTGGTGAAAAAAGTGCTGTCCAGCAACCCGCGCCATGGCGGCGGCGTCTCTCCCCCCGTCATCATTCCCGGGTTCACCAACCTCTATGATTTCAGTGTGGCCCATGAGGCATTGCTCAAAGAGGCCCTGGGGGGAGCGTGGCAGAGTTATGTGCACTGTGGCAATTTCCGCATGGTCTTTCCCTTCTCGCGCAAGGGTCAGGCAAAGCTGGCAGACCGCTGGGAGAGGGATGTGCACGCCAACTATCCGCC
This is a stretch of genomic DNA from Fontisphaera persica. It encodes these proteins:
- a CDS encoding aldo/keto reductase; this encodes MQVIQLGTSPLLGSRLAYGCWRLAGTWNSAEVTADARAAGRQAVLAAYEAGYTLFDHADIYCDGEAESIFGQVLKEVSGMRERILIASKCGIRKAGDPDAAAPYRYDFSRQHIVWSCEQSLRRLGVETIDLYQLHRPDYLADFEEVAAAFAELKQQGKVRAFGVSNFSPAQLTALQKVCPFPLVVNQVEISLARLAPFEDGTLDQCQAEHITPLAWSPLAGGLLGDGAHRLLPAQQAYQPAPILTVVDELARAHGVSRVVIALAWLLRHPAGIVPIIGSIRPERIREAVRATQINLSREEWYRLFSAARKERLP